One segment of Halomonas sp. TD01 DNA contains the following:
- the trpC gene encoding indole-3-glycerol phosphate synthase TrpC, with protein sequence MTDQATPTILTRILARKDEEVAERRQAVSEADLLALADKQSAPRGFIDALNDRIAAGDAAVIAEVKKASPSKGVMREDFHPDDIAKRYAEGGAACLSVLTDADFFQGHEDFLIAARDACDLPIIRKDFITHSYQVTEARAIGADCILLIVAALDDSQLRDLHQQASALGMDVLVEVHDAVELERALALDLKLVGINNRNLHTFETSLNTTLDLLPRIPEGVTVITESGIHTRDDVELMRDHEVNGFLVGEAFMREEDPGQALKRLFF encoded by the coding sequence ATGACTGATCAGGCAACGCCAACAATTTTAACGCGTATTTTGGCTCGTAAAGACGAAGAAGTAGCCGAGCGCCGACAGGCGGTTTCTGAAGCAGATCTGCTGGCGTTGGCTGACAAACAAAGCGCCCCACGTGGCTTTATTGATGCGCTGAATGACCGTATTGCCGCAGGTGATGCGGCGGTCATCGCTGAGGTGAAAAAAGCCTCGCCTTCCAAGGGCGTGATGCGTGAGGATTTTCATCCTGACGATATCGCTAAACGTTATGCAGAGGGCGGCGCAGCCTGCTTGTCAGTATTGACTGATGCGGATTTTTTCCAGGGGCATGAGGACTTTCTGATCGCCGCCCGTGATGCCTGCGACCTACCCATCATTCGTAAAGATTTTATTACCCATAGCTATCAGGTAACCGAGGCGCGTGCCATTGGTGCAGATTGCATCCTGCTGATTGTAGCTGCTTTAGACGACTCTCAACTGCGCGATCTGCACCAGCAAGCCAGTGCGTTAGGCATGGATGTGCTGGTAGAAGTGCATGACGCTGTTGAGTTAGAGCGTGCCTTAGCGCTGGATCTAAAACTGGTAGGTATCAACAACCGTAATCTGCATACCTTCGAGACCAGCCTGAATACCACACTAGACCTACTGCCGCGCATTCCTGAGGGCGTCACGGTTATCACCGAATCCGGTATCCATACCCGAGATGACGTAGAGCTAATGCGCGACCATGAGGTGAACGGTTTCTTGGTTGGTGAAGCCTTCATGCGTGAAGAGGATCCTGGCCAAGCCCTCAAGCGGCTCTTCTTTTAA
- the trpD gene encoding anthranilate phosphoribosyltransferase — MQMRDAINAVMRREDLSFNAMHALMRQIMTGEASDAQIGGLLVGLAMKGESAEEISAAAQVMRELMKRVVLHTDNVVDIVGTGGDGANLFNVSTAASFVAAAGGAHVAKHGNRSVSSSSGSADLFDIAGIYLDLKPEQVARCIEQVGVGFMFAPNHHPAMRYAIGPRREMGVRTLFNILGPLTNPASAPNQVLGVYSLELVPLMAEVLRKLGSRHVLVVHSEDGLDEISLAAPTRVAELKDGEITEYTITPEELGIERQSLTPLKATSAEDSLRLVKASLSGEGAAADIVALNAGAALYCSGVADSLKEGVMVAQDAQASKLPLEKLRELSHFTSVFKG, encoded by the coding sequence ATGCAAATGCGAGATGCAATTAACGCGGTGATGCGCCGCGAAGACCTCTCTTTCAATGCGATGCACGCGCTAATGCGCCAGATCATGACCGGCGAAGCCTCCGATGCGCAAATTGGTGGCCTGCTGGTGGGGCTTGCCATGAAAGGTGAAAGCGCCGAGGAAATTAGCGCGGCGGCCCAGGTAATGCGCGAGCTGATGAAGCGGGTGGTGCTGCACACCGATAACGTAGTCGATATTGTCGGCACCGGCGGTGATGGAGCTAACCTGTTTAATGTTTCTACGGCGGCTAGTTTCGTAGCTGCTGCCGGGGGCGCTCATGTGGCCAAGCATGGTAACCGCAGCGTTTCCTCGTCGTCGGGTAGCGCGGACCTTTTCGATATCGCCGGCATTTACCTTGATCTCAAGCCTGAGCAGGTGGCTCGCTGTATCGAACAGGTAGGTGTGGGCTTCATGTTTGCTCCCAATCACCACCCGGCCATGCGCTACGCTATCGGGCCGCGCCGAGAAATGGGCGTTCGCACGCTGTTTAACATCCTTGGACCGTTGACCAACCCCGCCAGTGCACCTAATCAAGTGTTGGGCGTTTATTCGCTTGAATTAGTGCCGCTGATGGCTGAAGTGCTCCGAAAGCTGGGCAGTCGCCACGTACTGGTAGTGCACTCTGAAGATGGCTTAGATGAAATTTCTTTGGCTGCCCCTACGCGCGTAGCTGAACTAAAAGATGGCGAAATTACCGAATACACCATTACCCCAGAAGAGTTGGGTATTGAGCGCCAAAGCCTAACACCACTAAAAGCGACCAGCGCTGAAGATAGCCTACGGTTAGTGAAGGCCTCTCTTAGCGGCGAAGGGGCAGCGGCGGATATAGTGGCACTAAATGCTGGTGCAGCACTTTACTGCTCAGGTGTGGCCGATAGTTTAAAAGAGGGCGTGATGGTGGCTCAGGATGCGCAGGCCTCAAAGTTACCGCTAGAGAAGCTTCGAGAGCTTTCACACTTCACTAGTGTCTTTAAAGGGTAA
- a CDS encoding anthranilate synthase component II: MAQVQVVQRVLMIDNYDSFTFNIVQYLGELGAEVITYRNDELTLEQIDALAPSHLVISPGPCTPNEAGISLAAITHFAGKLPILGVCLGHQAIGQVYGGKVVRAPQVMHGKTSAVVHRGQGVFSGLENPLEVTRYHSLVVEKNSLPECFEITAWTADDDVTPGLIMGFRHRSLDVEGVQFHPESILTRQGHALLANFLKRG; encoded by the coding sequence ATGGCGCAAGTGCAGGTAGTGCAACGTGTATTGATGATCGATAACTACGACAGCTTCACGTTCAATATCGTCCAGTACTTGGGTGAGCTGGGGGCCGAGGTAATAACCTATCGCAACGATGAGCTTACCCTAGAACAAATTGACGCCTTAGCGCCTTCCCATTTAGTCATTTCACCTGGGCCATGCACCCCTAATGAAGCGGGCATATCGCTGGCGGCGATCACCCACTTTGCGGGTAAACTACCTATTTTGGGGGTTTGTCTTGGGCATCAGGCGATTGGACAGGTCTACGGTGGTAAAGTGGTGCGGGCGCCCCAAGTGATGCATGGTAAAACGTCTGCCGTCGTACATCGTGGGCAAGGCGTGTTTAGCGGGCTTGAAAACCCGCTAGAAGTGACCCGTTATCATTCACTCGTGGTAGAAAAAAATAGCTTGCCGGAGTGTTTTGAAATCACTGCTTGGACCGCAGACGATGACGTTACGCCAGGGCTGATAATGGGCTTTCGTCATCGCAGCCTGGATGTTGAAGGGGTACAGTTCCACCCTGAGTCAATACTCACGCGCCAAGGCCATGCGTTATTGGCTAACTTTTTAAAACGCGGCTGA